One segment of candidate division KSB1 bacterium DNA contains the following:
- a CDS encoding efflux RND transporter permease subunit, whose protein sequence is MWLSNLAVKNRVAVYVLMAIIILLGWNAYTSLPREAAPDITIPLVIVSVPYLGASPTDVEGLVTQPLERNLKSLKDVRQITSASKEGLATIRVEFNTGIDIDDALRRVRDEVNSTRPELPDDILDPIISEINISEFPILYVNVGGNVGLVRLKEIAEDLQDKIEAIPGVLRADLNGGLEPEVQVNCDLYRLAAYEISFDDVANAVRAENFSLPGGAIDTKERNFTVRIPGEFKEVRPLEDIVVKVRQGRPIYLRDVATVDYSFEDRLTYSRLNGSEVVTLGVRKRAGENLIRIADQVKQIVAAGQARLPAGVTLEISNDQSRNVRRLVRELENSIFTGMFLVVLTLFMFFGFKNSLLIATAIPFSMLIGFTVLAAFHITLNFVVLFTLVLVLGILVDDAIVVIENIYRHQQEYRQKPVTAAQAATAEVALPVITSTVTTVSGFIPLLFWSGVVGDFMWYLPVTLIVTLGASLLVAFIISPVQGAQWIDYQKEIRRARANLEHPRWYKKYNPFTLLYHKVDEQFFPFLQRQYVKTLHWTLQRRGLTIAVSVAFLLAVVLLFIVFNTGVEFFPNVEPSLVRVVVECPAGTSLDVTNGIAQSLEERLAQIPGRKDIEFVVATTGTSEDPFDFGGQGTPNKAQIAINFHEKLQRRQSSFVTLEEIRRSTTGIAGAEIRVTRQEMGPPVGAPVSVEISGEDYAQLAGLSRRIREKIKSVPNLVDLKDDYDLGKPEVLVLVDREKAGRLWSSTRQVAATVRAAINGVEASKFRVGEDEYKIRVRALAAQRRNPEDLENVHITFMNMEGRRYSFPLNAVAEIRRTSAITDIRRKDMKRVITITGEVEGRLASEVLNDVKARLADFDLPAGYELKFTGKDEEQKKAEAFLKDAFVITLLLVFLILVAEFNSIRVPFVIMLSVLLSLIGVLIGLMVTRLPFSVIMTGVGVIALAGIVVRNGIVLLDFAKQKLHQGLPLEQALLEAGRVRLRPVLLTAAATVLGVLPLATGIDFDWHELHFVIGAESAAFWGPLGVAIIFGLTIATFLTLVIVPTFYALLESWSQGLAALARRIVTRDDDSVAREKSR, encoded by the coding sequence ATGTGGTTGTCGAATCTTGCCGTGAAAAACCGTGTCGCCGTTTATGTGTTGATGGCGATCATCATCCTGCTCGGCTGGAATGCCTACACCTCGCTGCCGCGCGAGGCGGCACCGGACATCACCATCCCGCTGGTCATCGTATCCGTGCCGTACCTCGGCGCCTCCCCGACGGATGTCGAAGGGTTGGTGACGCAGCCGCTGGAACGCAATCTCAAATCGCTCAAAGACGTCAGGCAGATCACGTCGGCCTCGAAAGAGGGGCTCGCCACGATTCGTGTCGAATTCAACACCGGCATCGACATCGACGACGCCCTGCGCCGTGTGCGCGATGAAGTCAATTCCACCCGGCCCGAGCTGCCTGATGACATCCTCGATCCCATCATTTCGGAAATCAACATTAGCGAGTTTCCGATCCTGTACGTCAATGTCGGCGGCAACGTCGGCCTGGTCCGCCTCAAAGAGATTGCCGAGGATTTGCAGGACAAGATCGAAGCCATCCCCGGGGTGCTGCGTGCCGACCTCAACGGCGGCCTGGAACCGGAGGTGCAGGTAAACTGCGATCTCTACCGCCTCGCCGCCTATGAAATCAGTTTCGACGATGTTGCCAATGCCGTGCGTGCGGAAAACTTCTCCCTGCCGGGCGGCGCGATCGACACCAAAGAGCGGAATTTCACCGTGCGCATACCCGGCGAATTCAAAGAGGTGCGGCCGCTGGAAGACATCGTCGTCAAGGTGCGCCAGGGCCGGCCCATCTATTTGCGTGATGTTGCCACGGTGGATTATTCTTTTGAAGACCGGCTCACCTATTCCCGCCTCAACGGCAGCGAAGTGGTGACGTTGGGTGTGCGCAAACGTGCCGGGGAAAATCTCATTCGCATTGCCGATCAGGTGAAACAAATCGTCGCGGCCGGGCAGGCCCGGCTGCCGGCGGGCGTGACGCTGGAGATTTCCAATGATCAGTCCCGCAACGTGAGACGGCTGGTGCGCGAGCTGGAAAACAGCATTTTTACCGGCATGTTTCTCGTCGTGCTCACCCTCTTCATGTTTTTCGGCTTCAAGAACTCTTTGCTGATCGCCACCGCCATTCCATTTTCGATGTTGATCGGCTTCACCGTGCTGGCGGCGTTTCACATCACGCTCAATTTCGTGGTGTTGTTCACGCTGGTGCTGGTGCTGGGCATTTTGGTGGATGATGCCATCGTGGTGATCGAGAACATTTATCGCCATCAGCAGGAATACCGCCAGAAGCCGGTGACGGCCGCGCAGGCGGCCACCGCGGAAGTGGCGCTGCCGGTGATCACCTCGACGGTGACCACCGTGTCAGGCTTCATTCCGCTGCTGTTTTGGTCCGGGGTGGTGGGCGACTTCATGTGGTACTTGCCGGTCACGCTCATCGTCACGCTCGGCGCCTCGCTGCTGGTGGCTTTCATCATCAGCCCGGTGCAGGGCGCGCAGTGGATCGACTACCAGAAGGAAATCCGCCGGGCGCGGGCGAATCTCGAACATCCGCGCTGGTACAAAAAATACAACCCGTTCACGCTGCTTTACCACAAGGTCGACGAGCAGTTTTTCCCCTTCCTGCAGCGGCAGTATGTCAAAACGCTGCATTGGACGCTGCAACGCAGGGGGCTGACCATCGCCGTGTCCGTGGCTTTTCTGTTGGCCGTGGTGCTGTTGTTCATCGTGTTCAACACCGGCGTCGAGTTTTTTCCGAACGTCGAACCCTCGCTCGTGCGGGTCGTGGTGGAATGTCCCGCCGGCACCTCGCTGGACGTGACCAATGGCATTGCGCAATCTCTCGAAGAACGGCTGGCGCAGATTCCCGGCAGGAAGGACATCGAGTTTGTCGTGGCGACCACCGGCACTTCGGAAGACCCGTTTGATTTCGGCGGCCAGGGCACGCCCAACAAAGCGCAGATCGCCATCAATTTCCACGAAAAACTGCAACGCCGGCAAAGCAGTTTTGTCACGCTCGAGGAAATTCGGCGCAGCACCACGGGCATCGCCGGCGCGGAAATTCGTGTTACCCGGCAGGAGATGGGGCCGCCGGTGGGTGCACCGGTGAGTGTCGAGATTTCCGGCGAGGATTATGCCCAACTCGCCGGCCTCAGCCGCCGCATCAGGGAAAAAATCAAATCCGTGCCCAATTTGGTTGATTTGAAGGATGACTACGACCTCGGCAAGCCGGAGGTGCTGGTGCTCGTCGATCGCGAGAAGGCCGGACGCCTCTGGTCGAGCACGCGCCAGGTCGCGGCCACGGTGCGCGCCGCCATCAACGGTGTGGAAGCCTCGAAGTTTCGCGTCGGTGAGGACGAATACAAGATTCGCGTGCGCGCGCTTGCCGCGCAGCGCCGCAACCCCGAGGATTTGGAAAACGTTCACATCACCTTCATGAACATGGAAGGCCGGCGCTATTCCTTCCCGCTCAACGCTGTCGCCGAGATTCGCCGCACTTCCGCCATCACCGACATCCGCCGCAAGGACATGAAGCGGGTGATCACCATCACCGGTGAAGTCGAGGGCCGTCTGGCCTCCGAAGTGCTCAACGACGTCAAAGCCCGTCTCGCCGATTTCGATCTGCCGGCGGGCTACGAGCTCAAATTCACCGGCAAAGATGAGGAACAAAAGAAAGCCGAGGCCTTTCTCAAGGATGCCTTCGTCATCACCCTGCTGCTGGTCTTCCTGATCCTGGTTGCGGAGTTCAACTCGATCCGTGTGCCGTTCGTGATCATGCTGTCGGTGCTGCTGTCGCTGATCGGTGTGCTGATCGGCCTGATGGTGACACGCCTGCCCTTCAGCGTGATCATGACCGGCGTGGGCGTGATTGCGCTCGCCGGCATTGTGGTGCGCAACGGCATCGTGCTGCTCGATTTCGCCAAACAAAAGCTGCACCAGGGTCTGCCTCTGGAGCAGGCCCTGCTGGAAGCCGGCCGCGTGCGTTTGCGTCCGGTGCTGCTCACCGCCGCCGCCACCGTGCTGGGTGTGCTGCCGCTGGCGACCGGCATCGATTTCGACTGGCACGAGCTGCATTTCGTCATCGGCGCGGAAAGCGCGGCGTTCTGGGGCCCGCTCGGCGTGGCGATTATCTTTGGCCTGACCATCGCGACTTTTCTGACATTGGTGATCGTGCCGACTTTCTATGCACTGCTCGAAAGCTGGTCGCAGGGCCTCGCTGCGTTGGCGCGCAGAATCGTCACCCGTGATGATGATTCCGTGGCAAGGGAAAAGAGCAGATGA
- a CDS encoding cupin domain-containing protein: MTQPVANATKAKLTELVAYQPAAVVSRTLLARKAGTVTLFAFDAGQGLSEHTAPFDALVQILEGEAEVMISGASQRLQAGEMVIMPAQQPHALQAVTPFKMLLTMIRERA; the protein is encoded by the coding sequence ATGACACAACCGGTCGCGAATGCGACGAAGGCGAAATTGACCGAGTTGGTGGCTTATCAGCCGGCGGCGGTGGTCAGCCGCACGCTTTTGGCGCGCAAGGCTGGCACGGTGACGTTGTTCGCGTTCGATGCCGGCCAGGGCTTGAGCGAACACACCGCGCCCTTCGACGCGCTGGTTCAGATTTTGGAGGGTGAAGCCGAAGTCATGATCAGCGGTGCCAGCCAGCGCCTGCAGGCCGGGGAGATGGTCATCATGCCGGCGCAACAGCCGCACGCGCTGCAGGCCGTCACGCCCTTTAAGATGCTGCTGACCATGATTCGTGAGCGCGCGTGA
- a CDS encoding AAA family ATPase: MPKLLPQQLRRSYDPAALGVATTAELETQENIIGQQRAVSALQFGLEIRENGFNIYVAGPPGIGKMTAVQSFLMELARRKETPPDWCYLNNFEDSYQPKSCRLPAGRGHELQQDVKALVEHLRREIPRAFESEEYSNRRDEIVKSLEQQRAQAMEKLSLQASQAGFMLQATPLGLATIPTHKGQPLSDADFQALPAQMREEFQQRHEVLKEELKAAMKHLRELERAVQEKLQALDQQVALYVIGGLMEELHEKYRDLPAVVEHLQDMQKDMLEHLETFKTGVATNPAAEAAAAGSPWLRELPFRKYQVNVLVDNREQKGAPVVLELNPSYNNLFGRVEKEVQFGALYTDFTMIKAGSFHRANGGYLVMPAEDLLQNLLSWDGTKRALRSGVVEIEEISERLGFVATKSLRPQPIPINIKVVLVGRPLLYYLLHALDEEFPELFKVKADFDTRMDSNAQNLRDFLAFLPTFCNKEKLRHLDATAVAKLLEHSARLAEDQEKLSTHFGVLADIIREANFWAQQAEAARISAAHVQQALDAKVYRSNLLQDRLQEMITNGTLLIDTEGERVGQVNGLSVISVGDYQFGRPSRITASVGPGRDGVIDLEREVHLGGPIHSKGVLILSGYLTRQFAATSPLTLSARLVFEQSYEGIEGDSASSAELFALLSALSGIPIKQGIAVTGSVNQAGEMQAIGGVNQKIEGFFEVCQAKGLTGRQGVIIPQSNVRNLMLREEVVQAVADNKFSLWAVSTVTEGIEILTGVPAGERGANGKFPVGTVYQRVEKRLQEFAERLRKLGREKKGRRKSGRQKTRARPRSRRRK, encoded by the coding sequence ATGCCAAAATTATTGCCCCAACAACTGCGTCGCAGCTATGATCCGGCCGCCCTGGGCGTGGCAACCACCGCCGAGCTCGAGACACAGGAGAACATCATCGGCCAGCAGCGGGCGGTTTCGGCGCTGCAGTTCGGTCTGGAGATTCGTGAGAACGGCTTCAACATCTATGTTGCCGGTCCGCCGGGCATCGGCAAAATGACGGCGGTGCAATCCTTCCTGATGGAACTGGCGCGCCGCAAAGAAACGCCGCCGGACTGGTGCTACCTCAACAACTTCGAAGATTCCTACCAGCCCAAAAGCTGCCGGCTGCCGGCCGGTCGCGGGCATGAATTGCAGCAGGATGTGAAGGCGCTGGTCGAGCATCTGCGCCGCGAAATACCCCGCGCCTTCGAGAGCGAGGAATACAGCAACCGCCGCGATGAGATTGTCAAATCGCTGGAGCAGCAGCGGGCGCAGGCGATGGAGAAGCTGAGTCTGCAAGCCAGCCAGGCGGGATTCATGCTGCAAGCCACCCCTTTGGGCCTCGCCACCATTCCCACCCACAAGGGCCAGCCACTCAGCGACGCCGATTTTCAGGCGCTGCCGGCACAGATGCGCGAAGAGTTTCAACAGCGCCATGAGGTGCTCAAGGAGGAGCTCAAGGCCGCGATGAAACACCTGCGCGAACTCGAACGGGCGGTGCAGGAAAAGTTGCAGGCGCTCGATCAGCAAGTGGCGCTCTATGTGATCGGCGGGCTGATGGAAGAGTTGCATGAAAAATACCGCGATCTGCCCGCGGTGGTCGAACATCTGCAGGACATGCAGAAGGACATGCTCGAACATCTCGAGACTTTCAAGACCGGCGTGGCCACCAATCCGGCGGCGGAGGCCGCGGCGGCCGGCTCGCCCTGGTTGCGCGAGCTGCCTTTCCGCAAATATCAAGTCAACGTGCTGGTGGACAATCGCGAGCAAAAGGGCGCGCCGGTGGTGCTCGAGCTCAATCCCAGCTACAACAATTTGTTCGGCCGCGTCGAAAAGGAAGTGCAGTTCGGCGCGCTGTATACCGATTTCACCATGATCAAGGCCGGTTCGTTTCACCGCGCCAACGGCGGTTACCTGGTGATGCCGGCGGAGGATCTGCTGCAAAATTTGCTGAGCTGGGACGGCACCAAGCGGGCGTTGCGCAGCGGCGTGGTCGAAATCGAGGAAATCAGCGAGCGGCTGGGATTTGTTGCCACCAAGAGCCTGCGGCCGCAGCCGATTCCCATCAACATCAAAGTCGTGCTGGTCGGCCGGCCGCTGCTGTACTATCTCCTGCATGCGCTCGATGAAGAGTTTCCCGAGCTGTTCAAAGTCAAGGCGGACTTCGACACGCGCATGGACAGCAACGCACAAAACCTCCGCGACTTTCTTGCGTTCCTGCCCACCTTCTGCAACAAGGAAAAACTCCGGCATCTCGATGCCACGGCCGTGGCCAAACTGCTGGAGCACAGTGCCCGGTTGGCCGAAGACCAGGAGAAACTCTCGACGCATTTCGGCGTGCTGGCGGACATCATCCGCGAGGCCAATTTCTGGGCGCAGCAGGCGGAGGCCGCCCGCATCAGCGCGGCGCACGTGCAGCAGGCGCTGGACGCCAAAGTCTATCGCTCCAACCTGCTGCAAGACCGTCTGCAGGAGATGATCACCAACGGCACCCTGCTCATCGATACGGAGGGCGAGCGCGTCGGCCAGGTCAATGGGCTGTCGGTGATCAGTGTGGGGGACTATCAGTTTGGCCGGCCCAGCCGCATCACCGCCAGCGTCGGGCCGGGCCGCGATGGTGTCATCGACCTCGAGCGGGAAGTCCATCTCGGCGGCCCGATTCACAGCAAAGGTGTTTTGATTCTGAGCGGCTATCTCACCCGGCAATTCGCCGCAACTTCGCCGCTGACACTCTCGGCACGCCTGGTGTTCGAACAGAGCTACGAGGGCATCGAAGGCGACAGTGCCTCCTCGGCCGAGCTTTTTGCCCTGCTGTCCGCGTTGTCCGGCATCCCGATCAAGCAGGGCATTGCCGTTACCGGCTCGGTGAACCAGGCCGGTGAGATGCAGGCCATCGGCGGCGTCAATCAGAAAATCGAAGGTTTCTTTGAGGTATGCCAAGCGAAGGGCCTGACCGGCCGGCAGGGCGTGATCATCCCGCAAAGCAATGTGCGCAATCTGATGCTGCGGGAAGAGGTGGTGCAGGCCGTGGCCGACAACAAGTTCTCGCTTTGGGCGGTGTCCACCGTGACGGAAGGCATCGAGATTCTCACCGGCGTGCCGGCCGGCGAGCGCGGAGCGAACGGCAAATTCCCCGTCGGTACGGTCTATCAGCGCGTGGAAAAACGTTTGCAGGAATTTGCCGAGCGCCTGCGCAAACTGGGCAGGGAGAAGAAGGGCCGCCGCAAATCCGGCAGGCAAAAAACGCGCGCCCGACCACGCAGCCGGCGGAGAAAATGA
- a CDS encoding efflux RND transporter periplasmic adaptor subunit — MVRVIHFLILLVCFQLAACRHNGMKQSPASNHRSEMEPVPVRVQKLEPVHFDVTLQVAGVVKAFEDVYLSPEEGGVVQEWRVHKGQDVKKGEIIAVLGDEVLRASYAAAEAQYKLAELNFEKQEKIFSDQSISEIQYKTAQYTRDAAKAQAELMKARWQRTQIKSPINGVLDDRLVDEGEFAPPATPIAHIVNTRRVKILAELPERHAGSVAPGSPVVVTLDAVPGDTLSGVIAFVGQTVSPTNRALPVEIYLDNRQGRLKPEMVAKVRVVLAAKDDALLVSEHAVLQVDRDRLIVYVENAGTAQERMVTLGGRQGNLVEIVSGLAPGERVIVSGFQRLVNGCPVMISE; from the coding sequence ATGGTCAGAGTGATCCATTTCCTGATTCTGCTCGTGTGCTTTCAGCTTGCCGCCTGCCGTCACAACGGCATGAAGCAGAGCCCTGCCAGCAATCATCGCAGCGAAATGGAGCCGGTGCCCGTGCGCGTGCAGAAGCTCGAGCCGGTGCACTTCGACGTCACGCTGCAAGTCGCCGGTGTTGTCAAGGCATTTGAGGACGTCTATCTCAGCCCCGAAGAGGGCGGGGTGGTGCAGGAATGGCGGGTGCACAAGGGGCAAGACGTCAAAAAGGGTGAAATCATTGCCGTGCTCGGTGACGAGGTGCTGCGCGCCAGTTATGCCGCGGCCGAGGCGCAATACAAGCTGGCCGAGTTGAATTTTGAGAAACAGGAAAAAATCTTCAGCGACCAGTCGATCAGCGAAATACAATACAAGACCGCGCAATATACGCGCGACGCGGCCAAAGCCCAGGCTGAGTTGATGAAGGCACGCTGGCAGCGCACGCAAATCAAAAGTCCCATCAACGGCGTGCTGGATGACCGCCTGGTCGATGAGGGCGAGTTCGCGCCGCCGGCCACCCCGATCGCCCACATCGTCAACACCCGGCGGGTCAAAATTCTGGCCGAGCTTCCCGAAAGGCACGCGGGCAGCGTCGCCCCCGGTTCGCCGGTTGTGGTGACACTCGATGCCGTGCCCGGTGACACGCTCAGCGGAGTGATCGCTTTCGTCGGCCAAACCGTGTCACCCACCAATCGCGCGCTGCCGGTCGAAATTTATCTCGACAACCGTCAGGGCCGGCTCAAACCCGAGATGGTGGCCAAGGTGCGGGTCGTGCTTGCCGCGAAGGACGATGCCCTGCTGGTGAGCGAGCATGCCGTTCTGCAGGTGGATCGTGACCGGCTCATCGTTTATGTCGAGAACGCCGGCACCGCGCAGGAACGCATGGTGACGCTGGGCGGGCGGCAGGGCAATCTGGTGGAGATCGTTTCCGGTTTGGCACCCGGTGAGCGGGTGATTGTTTCGGGATTTCAACGCCTGGTGAATGGTTGCCCGGTGATGATCAGTGAATGA
- a CDS encoding response regulator, protein MVAILVVAMILAFIVIDVLVRMIARRLQEAKARKERLAALDIGLRLDFTHEAKTLRRVDVPHPLARILAVDDEPVVLDSFRKILVVAGYAVDTVESGREALGLVQKYKYDFVFTDLKMPEMDGLDVVKGVKHFSPETDVVVITGYATIESAVNAMKFGALDYVQKPFTEDELVEFTRKCLIRRQDRLEKQIKPVVHVVTTGRPPEHEFLLPGGVFISEGHVWANVTVPGLVRVGMDDFVRKMIGRIDAIELPAKGRRVKKGEPLFYVQQGGRRAAFKAPISGTVHLVNTELAQNLSWLEKQPYEKGWICSIKPDQLSAEIEQLRIGEKAAAWYQQEIKRVRELLMPAGGNGHPAILPEMARLVEGQLEETDDNTWKKFAESFL, encoded by the coding sequence ATGGTTGCCATTTTAGTCGTGGCGATGATCCTCGCGTTCATCGTCATTGACGTTTTGGTTCGCATGATCGCCCGCCGTCTGCAGGAGGCGAAAGCGCGCAAGGAGCGGCTCGCCGCCCTGGATATCGGCCTGCGTCTCGATTTTACCCACGAAGCCAAAACGCTCCGCCGCGTGGATGTTCCCCACCCGCTGGCCCGCATTCTCGCCGTGGATGATGAACCGGTGGTGCTGGACAGTTTTCGCAAAATTCTGGTGGTCGCCGGCTACGCGGTCGACACGGTGGAAAGCGGACGCGAGGCGCTCGGCCTGGTGCAAAAGTACAAGTATGATTTCGTTTTCACCGATTTGAAAATGCCGGAAATGGACGGCCTGGATGTGGTGAAAGGCGTCAAACATTTCAGCCCGGAAACCGACGTGGTGGTCATCACCGGCTATGCCACCATCGAATCCGCGGTGAATGCCATGAAGTTCGGCGCGCTGGATTACGTGCAGAAACCCTTCACTGAAGACGAGCTGGTCGAATTCACCAGGAAATGCCTGATTCGCCGGCAGGACCGTTTGGAAAAGCAAATCAAGCCGGTGGTGCACGTGGTGACCACCGGGCGGCCGCCCGAGCACGAATTTCTGCTGCCCGGCGGGGTGTTCATCTCCGAAGGCCACGTGTGGGCCAATGTCACCGTGCCCGGACTGGTGCGCGTCGGCATGGACGACTTCGTGCGCAAGATGATCGGCCGCATCGATGCCATTGAACTGCCCGCCAAAGGCCGGCGCGTCAAAAAGGGCGAACCGTTGTTTTACGTGCAGCAGGGCGGGCGCAGGGCGGCGTTCAAAGCACCGATTTCCGGGACAGTGCATCTGGTCAATACCGAGCTGGCGCAAAACCTGAGCTGGCTGGAAAAGCAACCCTATGAAAAGGGCTGGATCTGCTCGATCAAACCCGACCAGCTTTCCGCTGAAATCGAACAGTTGCGCATCGGCGAGAAGGCCGCGGCCTGGTATCAACAGGAAATCAAACGGGTGCGCGAGCTGCTCATGCCCGCCGGCGGCAACGGTCATCCTGCCATCCTGCCGGAAATGGCGCGGCTGGTCGAAGGGCAGCTTGAAGAGACTGATGACAACACCTGGAAGAAATTTGCCGAATCGTTCCTGTAA